The Paraburkholderia largidicola DNA segment ACGAGTTCTGCGTCGTGATGGACGGCGAGATCGACGTGCACTTCATCAAGCCATCCGACGGCCCGCTGGTCGATGCGCAAACGGAGGGCAGCGTGCGGCTCGACGGCACGCCTTCGGGCAAGAGCATGGGCTTCGTGCGGCTGCGCCGCGGCCATCAGGCGCTGTTGCCTGCGGGCGCCGCGTATCGCTTCGAGACGGCAGGACAAGGCGTGCTGCTCGTGCAGACCATTCTGGGCCGCTATTCGGTCGAGAAGTGGAAAGACATCTGCATTCAGTAACGCACCACCTTTTTCTGGAGTCGGTCATGAGCACAGTCAATACGTTGCAAAACGTCTGCGCAGGCGAGCCGGATGCCGCCACGGGTTATCGCACGTTCCGCCTCGGCGATTTCGAGTTTTCACGCGACGCCTACTTCGTCACCGTCAAGTGGCCCGCGAAAGGCGAGCAGCGCTCGCATCAGATGCACGCCGACGACTTCCTGCGCGCAATGATGCGGGACGTCGCGTGGGGCTTCTTCTACGGCTGGGTCAATTTCGACGAAGTGATCGGCACGCGCAATCACTACGGCAAGGTCGACATGTATGCGGGCGCGTATAACGCGAGCTTCCGCGACGCCGGCGTCGACCACACGCAGCAGTTCGACACGCCCGTCATCATGGCGACCTTCAAGGCGATTCTGCGGGACTGGGTCAACGAGGGCTTCGACCCGTTCGCCGCGCCTGAAGAGACGGGTTCCGCGTTCGGCGCAAAACATGGCGACAACATCGCGGCGATCGAACGCACGCGCATTGCGACGAAGCGCATGCCGGGACTCGAAGGCGATTCGCCGCTGCGCGACGATTTCCCGATCAACCGCCAGTTTGCCGATGTCGCGCAGGACGAGCCCGAGATTCACGCCGCGCCAGGCTTCGAAAACGAACTGCATGCGTTCAGTCTGTTCAAGTATCTGTCGCGTTCTGACGTGACGTGGAATCCGTCCGTGACGTCGGTGTGCAAGCAGAGCCTGTTTTGCCCGACCACGGAAGAATTCGTGCTGCCCGTGTTTCACGGCAACGATCGCGTCGAGTGGTTCCTGCAACTGTCGGATCAGATCATCTGGGATGTCGCCGACAAGGATACGGGCGAGCCGCGTGCGCGCATCACGATGAACGCAGGCGACATTGCCGCGATGCCCGCCGATATCCGCCACAAGGGCTATTCGCAGAAGCGTTCGATGCTGCTGGTGTGGGAGAACGCGACGCCCGATTTACCGAAGCGCTACGAGAGCGGTGAACTGCCGCCGTATCCGATTCAGCTTTAAGCACTTCCTTTCGTGTTCCCTGTGGACGGCGCCAGACAGGTGGCGCCGCGGGGACGCTCACGCCCAAACGCCTCATCGAGCAGGACTGACATGCAAACGCAACTCTTCATCGACGGCCGCTTCGTGCCATCGCTCTCGGGCGAAACACTCGCCACGCTCAACCCTCACGACAACTCGGTGATCGCTGACGTTGCGATGGCGAATCACGGCGACGTCGATCGCGCCGTGGCCGCAGCGAAAGCGGCGTTCCCGAAATGGAGCAACATGGCGGGCGCGGATCGTGGGCGTCTGCTGCTGAAGCTTGCCGATGCGATCGAAGCGAACGCGGACCGGCTCGCGCGCCTCGAATCGATGGACACGGGTCATCCGATCCGCGACACGCGCAATCTGGACGTGCCGCGCACGGCGGCGACGTTCCGCTATTTCGGCGGCATGGCCGACAAGTTCGAAGGCTCGGTGATTCCCGTCGAGCAGGGCTTTCTGAATTACCTGACGCGCGAGCCGGTGGGCATCGTCGGGCAGGTGGTGCCGTGGAATTTTCCGCTGATGTTCACCAGCTGGAAGATGGCGCCGGCGCTCGCAGCGGGCAACTGCGTGATCATGAAGCCCGCCGAACTCACGCCGTTGTCCAGTCTCGCGATTGCCGAGCTGATGGCCGAAGTCGGCTTTCCTGCTGGCGTCGTCAATATTCTGCCGGGGCTTGGGCATGTGGCGGGTCAGTACATCGCTGAACATCCGGAGATCGGCAAGGTCGCATTCACGGGCTCGACGGCCGTGGGACGCAAGATCGTGCAGGCGTCGAGCGGCAATTTGAAGAAGGTGCAACTCGAACTGGGTGGCAAGGGCGCGAACATCGTGTTCGGCGACGCGAATATCGATGCCGTCGTGCAAGGCTCCGCGTTCGGCATCTTTCATAACCAGGGGCAGGCGTGCATCGCCGCGTCGCGGATGATCGTGCATGAGTCCGTTGCGGACGAAGTGCTCGAGAAGTTCGTAGCGCTCGCGCGCTCGATCCGCATCGGCGATCCGCTCGATCCATCGACGGAAATGGGCCCGCTGACGTCACGCCAGCATCGCGATCGCGTGCTGTCGTATGTCGATATCGCGCGCGAGCAGGGCGGACGCGTGCTGTCGGGCGGCAAGTCGCCGGACCATGCGGCGCTCGCGAACGGCTGCTATGTCGAGCCGACTATCGTCGAAGCGAAGCCGACCGATCGCGTATCGCAGGAAGAAGTGTTCGGCCCATTCATGAGCGTGACGACGTTCCGCACCGACGAGGAAGCGCTCGCGATTGCGAACGGCACCGAGTACGGCCTCGGCGCGGGGCTGTGGACGCGCGACCTGCAACGCGCACATCTGATTGCGCGTGAGATTCACAGCGGCATGGTGTGGGTCAACTGCTACAAGCGCGTGAGTCCGGGTTCGCCGTTCGGCGGCGTCGGCGCGAGCGGCTATGGACGTGAGATGGGGTTCGAAGCGATGCGCGAGTACACTCAGGCCAAGTCGGTGTGGATCAATGTCGATGCGCAGATCCCGCCTTACTATCCGCGCTGAAACCGGGTTGGAAGATTAACGTCATGGAATCGTTCGTCTATCAGGGCTTGCCTTCGCGCGTCGTATTCGGCGTCGGCAGTCTGGATCAATTGGGCCGTGAGATCGAATTGCTCGGCGCGCAACGCGCCATCGTGCTGTCGACGCCGCAGCAGCGCGCACAGGCCGAGCAACTCGCGGAACGCATCGGGCCGCGTGCGGCGGGCGTGTATGCTGAAGCGGTGATGCACGTGCCCGTCGAAACGGCGCGTGCCGCGCGCGAATACGCGGCGCGGGTCGGTGCCGATTGCGCGATTGCCATTGGCGGCGGTTCGACGACGGGCCTCGGTAAGGCAATTGCGCTCGAAACGTCGCTGCCCATCATCGCGATTCCGACCACGTACGCCGGTTCCGAAATGACGCCGATCTACGGCCTCACGGAAAGCGGCGTGAAGAAGACGGGCCGTGACTTGCGCGTGTTGCCGAAGACGGTCATCTACGATCCGTCTTTGACTGTTTCGCTGCCGGGGGCGCTTTCCTTGACGAGCGGCATCAACGCGATGGCGCACGCCGCCGAAGGTCTCTATGCGCAGGACGCGAATCCCATCATGAGCCTGATGGCGGAAGAGGGCATACGCGCGTTGGGCGAAGGCTTGCCGCGCGTGATGAAGACGCCCGACGATCTCGATGCGCGCGCTGCGTGTCTGTATGGCGCGTGGCTGTGCGGCTCGGTGCTGGGCAGTGTCGGCATGTCGCTGCATCACAAGCTGTGTCATACGCTTGGCGGCACGTTCAATCTGCCGCATGCCGGGACGCACACGATCGTGTTGCCGCATGCGCTCGCCTACAACCGCGCGGCGGCGCCGCAAGCGATGCAGCGTATCGCGCGTGCCCTGCATGCGGACGATGCCGCGCAAGCCGTGTACGATCTCGCCCGCGACAACGGCGCGCCGATCGCGCTGAGGGACATCGGCATG contains these protein-coding regions:
- a CDS encoding hydroxyquinol 1,2-dioxygenase gives rise to the protein MQQTWLGSLDSYRKGSIEIIKGKPEHYAMSNVFEVASHAAPYEKIVVGKNLKYVIETLRAEGTSPWFTASHDEFCVVMDGEIDVHFIKPSDGPLVDAQTEGSVRLDGTPSGKSMGFVRLRRGHQALLPAGAAYRFETAGQGVLLVQTILGRYSVEKWKDICIQ
- a CDS encoding hydroxyquinol 1,2-dioxygenase, producing the protein MSTVNTLQNVCAGEPDAATGYRTFRLGDFEFSRDAYFVTVKWPAKGEQRSHQMHADDFLRAMMRDVAWGFFYGWVNFDEVIGTRNHYGKVDMYAGAYNASFRDAGVDHTQQFDTPVIMATFKAILRDWVNEGFDPFAAPEETGSAFGAKHGDNIAAIERTRIATKRMPGLEGDSPLRDDFPINRQFADVAQDEPEIHAAPGFENELHAFSLFKYLSRSDVTWNPSVTSVCKQSLFCPTTEEFVLPVFHGNDRVEWFLQLSDQIIWDVADKDTGEPRARITMNAGDIAAMPADIRHKGYSQKRSMLLVWENATPDLPKRYESGELPPYPIQL
- a CDS encoding aldehyde dehydrogenase family protein, with amino-acid sequence MQTQLFIDGRFVPSLSGETLATLNPHDNSVIADVAMANHGDVDRAVAAAKAAFPKWSNMAGADRGRLLLKLADAIEANADRLARLESMDTGHPIRDTRNLDVPRTAATFRYFGGMADKFEGSVIPVEQGFLNYLTREPVGIVGQVVPWNFPLMFTSWKMAPALAAGNCVIMKPAELTPLSSLAIAELMAEVGFPAGVVNILPGLGHVAGQYIAEHPEIGKVAFTGSTAVGRKIVQASSGNLKKVQLELGGKGANIVFGDANIDAVVQGSAFGIFHNQGQACIAASRMIVHESVADEVLEKFVALARSIRIGDPLDPSTEMGPLTSRQHRDRVLSYVDIAREQGGRVLSGGKSPDHAALANGCYVEPTIVEAKPTDRVSQEEVFGPFMSVTTFRTDEEALAIANGTEYGLGAGLWTRDLQRAHLIAREIHSGMVWVNCYKRVSPGSPFGGVGASGYGREMGFEAMREYTQAKSVWINVDAQIPPYYPR
- a CDS encoding maleylacetate reductase, with the translated sequence MESFVYQGLPSRVVFGVGSLDQLGREIELLGAQRAIVLSTPQQRAQAEQLAERIGPRAAGVYAEAVMHVPVETARAAREYAARVGADCAIAIGGGSTTGLGKAIALETSLPIIAIPTTYAGSEMTPIYGLTESGVKKTGRDLRVLPKTVIYDPSLTVSLPGALSLTSGINAMAHAAEGLYAQDANPIMSLMAEEGIRALGEGLPRVMKTPDDLDARAACLYGAWLCGSVLGSVGMSLHHKLCHTLGGTFNLPHAGTHTIVLPHALAYNRAAAPQAMQRIARALHADDAAQAVYDLARDNGAPIALRDIGMKESEIDVALSLALKSPYWNPRAVEREPLRALLEDAYEGRRPA